A single genomic interval of Candidatus Uhrbacteria bacterium harbors:
- a CDS encoding winged helix-turn-helix transcriptional regulator, with the protein MKILADFFRALGNERRLTVFMYLHEHGKAAVCDLAHELDISEQATSSHLKRLARVGLIEQNRAGEVVLSSPARRFIKQPFN; encoded by the coding sequence ATGAAAATTCTGGCAGATTTTTTCCGAGCTTTGGGCAATGAACGACGTCTCACTGTCTTCATGTACCTTCACGAACACGGCAAGGCTGCTGTTTGTGATCTTGCCCACGAACTCGACATTTCAGAGCAAGCAACATCTTCGCACTTGAAACGACTGGCTCGGGTGGGCCTGATTGAACAAAACCGAGCTGGTGAAGTGGTTCTCTCCTCGCCAGCGCGTCGGTTTATCAAACAACCCTTCAATTGA
- a CDS encoding type IV secretion system DNA-binding domain-containing protein produces MADPLFQSPTTAGDGELETFVARRHEPPDTLPTPQDVAPEEISLFGKTNFSTGYAAKRYIFGIKRRDRRRHLYVIGKSGVGKTKLMELLMRADIHFGHAVGVVDPHGDLINSMLEFIPENRIDDVVLIDPADRDFPVAFNPIANVADEDKHMVTDSIIEIFKKQFASDWSPRIEHLLRFSCLAMIDYPDGTLNGIVSMLSSGPFRGKVIEHIKDSVVRRFWAIEFPEWSQRYDAEAVSPLLNKFGQLLTDPLLRNIFGQKKSKIDLYEIMQNKKILLVNLSKGRVGDEKSAFFGAVLVTKLYQASMQRIRLPEKDRTPFYLYVDEFQNIATRTFENILAEARKFGFCLTVANQNLSQLSPSLRSSLFGNVASIVSFQISAEDAEIMSNEMQPVFSVNDMINLSEREIYVKMTIDGRRWDPFSADVLTVDKPKHGNFVERIVKQSREKYATPRVQVEKELEGGDSVAKEPEAKPIDMGEIIV; encoded by the coding sequence ATGGCCGATCCACTTTTTCAATCACCGACAACGGCGGGCGACGGAGAACTGGAGACGTTTGTTGCTCGGCGTCATGAACCACCCGATACTCTCCCGACCCCGCAAGACGTCGCACCGGAAGAGATTTCTCTTTTTGGTAAAACAAACTTTTCCACCGGCTATGCAGCGAAGCGGTACATTTTTGGTATTAAGCGCCGCGATCGTCGTCGCCATTTGTATGTGATTGGGAAGTCTGGCGTGGGGAAAACAAAACTCATGGAACTTCTCATGCGAGCGGATATTCATTTTGGCCACGCGGTGGGTGTTGTGGATCCGCATGGAGATTTGATCAACTCCATGTTGGAGTTCATTCCGGAGAATCGTATTGATGATGTGGTGCTGATTGACCCAGCCGACCGTGATTTTCCCGTAGCGTTTAACCCGATTGCCAACGTTGCCGACGAGGATAAGCATATGGTGACGGACTCGATTATCGAGATTTTCAAAAAGCAATTTGCCTCCGACTGGTCTCCACGCATTGAACACTTACTGCGCTTTTCGTGTCTGGCCATGATTGATTATCCCGACGGAACGTTGAACGGCATTGTCTCCATGCTTTCCTCGGGTCCATTTCGCGGTAAGGTAATTGAGCATATCAAAGATTCGGTGGTGCGACGGTTTTGGGCGATTGAGTTTCCGGAGTGGTCGCAGCGGTATGATGCGGAAGCGGTGTCGCCTCTTCTCAATAAATTCGGCCAGTTGCTTACTGATCCGCTGCTCCGCAATATTTTTGGACAGAAAAAAAGCAAGATCGACTTGTATGAGATCATGCAGAACAAAAAGATTCTGCTCGTGAATCTGTCGAAAGGTCGTGTGGGAGACGAGAAATCTGCTTTCTTTGGCGCGGTACTTGTGACAAAACTCTATCAAGCGTCCATGCAGCGCATCCGTCTGCCGGAGAAAGATCGTACCCCGTTCTACCTCTATGTAGACGAGTTTCAAAATATCGCCACAAGGACATTTGAAAATATTTTGGCCGAAGCGCGCAAATTCGGCTTTTGTTTGACGGTGGCCAACCAAAACCTCTCCCAACTTTCGCCATCGCTGCGGTCATCTTTGTTTGGCAACGTCGCCTCTATCGTGTCATTTCAGATCAGCGCGGAGGATGCGGAGATTATGTCCAACGAAATGCAGCCAGTTTTCTCGGTGAACGACATGATTAATCTTTCTGAGCGGGAGATTTATGTGAAAATGACGATTGACGGGCGCCGATGGGATCCGTTTTCTGCCGATGTGCTTACCGTGGACAAGCCCAAGCATGGAAATTTTGTCGAGCGTATTGTTAAACAGTCGCGCGAGAAGTACGCAACGCCTCGCGTGCAAGTAGAAAAAGAATTGGAGGGCGGCGACTCGGTCGCAAAAGAACCCGAAGCCAAGCCGATTGATATGGGAGAGATTATTGTGTAG
- a CDS encoding type IV secretion system DNA-binding domain-containing protein encodes MKYFHDHEQDVIFFARTNFRNRLRKFGIRTDDRRRHMYIVGKSGVGKTTLIENMILADIYYGHGVGFIDPHGDSAEKIIDAIPEHRINDVVYFNPSDLNHCIGFNVLEAVDDSHKHVIASGLMGVFKKIWPDVWSPRMEHIMNNCILSLLENPGNTLLGINRILVDRDFRRKIVAGIRDPVVKAFWVTEFEQWDPKFRTEAIAPIQNKVGQFLSTSLVRNIVAQEKSTIDMRHIMDGNHIFIVNLSKGRIGEDASRLLGGLLVTKMQLAAMARVDILEEAREDFYLYIDEFQNFATESFANILSEARKYRLALIMAHQYIEQLDETVEAAVFGNAGTLISFRVGSADAEKLAVEFAPKFIEDDLVNLPKANIYLKLLSKGIAGDPFSAVTLPPIQIHTKNEVKVIAASRQQYAVPRELVEERILRWSESKPVIEEGALPEIPEVAPPVSKKKSWMHEYTCSRCQKHMELPVELDRSRPIYCEDCIDIVKAERKAGKKPSRPGETPVSVMKDAEVVRTETVGEVSLSALSAPRPTGITTPTPAASVSVATSPVTPTNAPTVSVGSRPDEGGKRKRRRHKKPHGNSPPSAGSAPQKDDGGDDGEEEEPLQVAKEPSIFPW; translated from the coding sequence ATGAAATACTTTCACGATCACGAACAAGATGTAATTTTCTTCGCGCGAACAAACTTCCGCAACCGTTTGCGGAAGTTTGGCATTCGCACGGATGATCGCCGCCGGCACATGTACATTGTGGGAAAATCCGGTGTGGGAAAAACGACGCTGATTGAAAACATGATCTTGGCCGACATCTACTACGGCCACGGCGTCGGATTTATTGATCCGCACGGGGATTCTGCCGAGAAGATCATTGATGCCATTCCCGAGCATCGGATCAATGACGTCGTGTATTTCAATCCATCCGATCTCAATCATTGCATTGGGTTCAACGTACTCGAAGCCGTGGACGATAGCCACAAGCACGTGATTGCCTCGGGTCTCATGGGCGTCTTTAAAAAGATTTGGCCGGATGTGTGGAGTCCACGCATGGAGCACATCATGAATAACTGTATTTTGAGTTTGCTGGAAAATCCCGGGAATACCCTTCTTGGCATCAACCGTATTCTTGTAGACCGCGACTTCCGCCGGAAAATTGTGGCGGGCATTCGAGATCCGGTGGTGAAGGCTTTCTGGGTGACAGAATTTGAGCAGTGGGATCCAAAGTTTCGCACGGAAGCAATTGCGCCGATTCAAAACAAGGTCGGCCAGTTTCTTTCTACCTCGCTTGTGCGCAACATCGTGGCACAAGAGAAGTCCACGATTGACATGCGCCACATCATGGATGGAAACCACATCTTTATTGTGAACCTGTCGAAGGGACGTATTGGGGAGGACGCAAGCCGGCTGCTTGGGGGGCTTCTTGTGACAAAGATGCAGCTTGCCGCAATGGCGCGCGTGGATATTTTGGAGGAAGCTCGTGAGGACTTCTACCTCTACATTGACGAATTTCAAAACTTTGCCACGGAGTCGTTTGCGAACATTCTCTCCGAAGCGCGTAAATACCGCCTCGCGCTTATCATGGCTCACCAATACATTGAGCAGCTGGATGAAACGGTCGAAGCGGCCGTGTTTGGAAACGCCGGAACGCTTATTTCGTTCCGTGTAGGATCGGCCGATGCAGAAAAATTAGCCGTGGAGTTTGCGCCAAAATTTATCGAGGACGACCTTGTAAATCTCCCCAAGGCAAACATTTATTTGAAACTTCTCTCGAAAGGAATTGCCGGTGATCCGTTCTCTGCCGTAACGCTTCCGCCAATCCAGATTCACACAAAGAATGAGGTGAAGGTTATTGCGGCTTCCCGACAGCAATATGCCGTCCCGCGCGAACTTGTGGAAGAGCGGATTCTGCGGTGGAGTGAAAGTAAACCCGTGATCGAAGAGGGGGCGCTTCCAGAAATTCCAGAAGTTGCGCCGCCTGTGTCGAAGAAGAAGTCGTGGATGCATGAGTATACGTGTTCGCGATGCCAAAAACACATGGAGTTACCGGTTGAACTGGATCGCTCGCGGCCGATTTACTGTGAAGATTGCATTGATATTGTGAAGGCAGAACGCAAAGCCGGTAAAAAACCGTCCAGACCTGGAGAAACGCCGGTCTCTGTTATGAAAGACGCTGAAGTGGTGAGGACGGAGACGGTGGGAGAGGTGTCGTTGTCGGCGCTAAGCGCTCCTCGTCCAACAGGGATAACGACCCCGACACCTGCAGCCTCTGTTTCTGTGGCAACTTCTCCTGTGACGCCGACGAATGCACCGACCGTCTCTGTGGGTTCTCGTCCGGATGAAGGAGGAAAGCGTAAACGCCGCCGTCACAAGAAGCCTCATGGAAATTCCCCACCGTCCGCGGGGAGTGCTCCACAGAAAGATGACGGTGGGGATGATGGGGAAGAGGAGGAGCCCCTGCAAGTGGCAAAAGAGCCGAGTATTTTTCCGTGGTGA
- the secF gene encoding protein translocase subunit SecF: protein MTLHPIAGRKIWYAVSGTIAAASIVLLIVFHLPFGIDFTGGSLMEVRFETATEVVVVREAVKEAGYPEAVVQETEEQGALMRLPVLSEEKHQALLGALREKFGTVEERRFDSVGPVIGSELKRKSLFGLVLSVLLIVVYITWMFRKVSEPVASWKYAVLTVLVGLHDILIPLGVFAVLGRSQSFQVDTAFVAAILTILGYSINDTIVVFDRTRENLAREGGRDLSGLVTKSLRQTYARSINSTLTTLLAILAVFLFGGETTRSFALALLIGMSAGAYSSIFIASPLLVTWHEWDKKHALSHS, encoded by the coding sequence ATGACCCTTCATCCTATTGCCGGACGAAAAATTTGGTATGCCGTTTCTGGCACTATTGCCGCAGCCAGTATCGTGCTTCTCATTGTTTTCCATCTGCCATTTGGGATTGACTTCACTGGCGGGAGTTTGATGGAGGTGCGCTTCGAGACAGCGACGGAGGTGGTCGTCGTGCGCGAGGCGGTGAAAGAAGCGGGATACCCCGAAGCGGTCGTGCAAGAGACAGAAGAGCAGGGAGCGCTTATGCGGCTGCCCGTTCTATCGGAAGAAAAACACCAAGCGCTTCTTGGAGCACTCCGAGAGAAATTCGGCACTGTTGAGGAGCGAAGGTTTGATTCGGTGGGCCCGGTGATTGGCTCTGAACTTAAGCGGAAGTCGCTCTTTGGTCTCGTGCTTTCCGTTCTCCTTATTGTGGTGTACATCACCTGGATGTTCCGGAAAGTTTCCGAACCGGTCGCCTCATGGAAATATGCGGTGCTGACCGTCCTTGTAGGATTGCATGACATTCTTATTCCACTCGGAGTCTTTGCCGTGTTGGGACGTTCGCAGTCCTTTCAGGTGGATACGGCGTTTGTCGCCGCTATTCTCACGATTCTTGGGTACTCAATTAATGACACGATTGTCGTGTTTGACCGCACGCGGGAAAATCTTGCCCGTGAAGGCGGCCGAGATTTGAGCGGACTTGTGACGAAAAGTTTACGGCAAACCTACGCTCGCTCTATCAATTCGACTCTCACAACTCTTTTGGCGATTCTTGCCGTCTTTCTTTTTGGCGGGGAGACCACACGCTCGTTTGCTCTGGCGCTTCTTATCGGTATGTCGGCGGGAGCCTACTCTTCGATCTTCATTGCGTCGCCTCTTCTTGTCACGTGGCATGAGTGGGACAAAAAGCACGCTCTCTCCCATTCGTGA
- the secD gene encoding protein translocase subunit SecD — translation MGYSYRKYLDAKHRSQASRSSGSGRSWLWAKISVLVVLVLLALGFAVPQAFQAIGLPGLSTESYRLGLDLKGGTHLEYGADMSDIPSSERDEALEGVRDVIERRVNAFGVSEPVVQTITSGGGYRVVVDLAGVLDVSEAIREIGETPILEFKEPGANQEGLTPEQKTELETKQAEERKAAKDLLAKARREGFGDTQTETLTNIAPAHPLYGPLVSAIVTNKIRVGGYTSEENAEGINVLRLDSVGEDTEWDLSHILICFEGKTNCPNPIPAIEASIQVQKATDGIMAENFADRAREFSTDPSAKENGGELSWTQPGFLPPAAELAVRSLPVGSVSSAVETEYGYHVFLKRAEKPVKTYTMTRNVSKLTQPWDVAPDAGAWVNTPLSGKQLERAGVEFDQSTGQPYVALQFDAEGDKLFGEITARRIKQQIAIFLDGEVISAPVVQQAIYGGRAVISGTFTVEEAKLLAQRLNAGALPVPVELLSQRTVGPTLGADSLDRSLKAGLIGFFLVALFMVLYYRLSGVIAIIALTIYALLNLAAYKIFGVTLTLSGIAGFILSLGMAVDANVLIFERTKEELRDGRDLHMAMIEGFKRAWTSIRDGNATSLITAAVLFLFSTSFIKGFAVTLSIGILLSMFTTITVSRLLLLVVSKFAKRSWWYGVSQKASV, via the coding sequence ATGGGTTATAGCTATCGTAAGTACCTTGATGCAAAGCACCGCTCTCAAGCATCCAGAAGTTCCGGCAGCGGCCGCTCTTGGCTCTGGGCGAAAATCAGTGTCCTTGTGGTTCTTGTTCTTTTAGCGCTTGGGTTTGCCGTGCCGCAAGCCTTTCAAGCTATTGGGCTTCCGGGGCTTTCTACCGAGTCTTATCGTTTAGGCCTTGATCTAAAGGGCGGCACGCACTTGGAGTACGGTGCTGACATGAGTGATATTCCTTCATCCGAGCGAGACGAAGCGCTTGAGGGCGTGCGTGATGTTATTGAGCGCCGTGTGAATGCTTTCGGGGTTTCTGAACCGGTTGTGCAGACGATCACAAGCGGCGGGGGCTATCGCGTGGTTGTCGATTTAGCAGGAGTGCTTGATGTATCCGAAGCGATTCGTGAAATTGGCGAGACACCCATTTTGGAATTTAAAGAACCTGGGGCGAATCAAGAAGGGCTGACCCCTGAACAGAAAACAGAACTGGAAACAAAGCAGGCCGAGGAGCGCAAGGCGGCAAAGGATCTTCTTGCGAAAGCTCGTCGAGAGGGATTTGGGGACACGCAAACGGAAACACTCACAAACATTGCGCCCGCGCACCCGCTCTACGGGCCGCTCGTGTCTGCCATTGTGACAAACAAAATTCGTGTGGGTGGGTATACATCCGAGGAAAACGCCGAGGGCATCAATGTTCTCCGATTGGATTCTGTCGGGGAAGACACCGAATGGGATCTCTCGCACATTCTTATTTGTTTTGAAGGGAAAACGAATTGTCCTAATCCCATTCCGGCGATTGAGGCGTCTATCCAAGTGCAAAAGGCAACAGACGGCATTATGGCAGAGAATTTTGCCGACCGTGCCCGTGAATTTTCCACGGATCCCTCTGCCAAAGAAAACGGCGGAGAACTTTCGTGGACGCAACCGGGATTTTTGCCGCCGGCAGCGGAGTTGGCAGTGCGCTCTCTTCCTGTGGGAAGCGTATCGAGCGCCGTCGAAACAGAGTATGGCTATCACGTCTTTTTGAAACGCGCAGAAAAGCCGGTGAAAACGTACACCATGACACGCAACGTCTCCAAACTCACGCAGCCGTGGGATGTTGCGCCCGATGCGGGGGCATGGGTGAACACGCCGCTTTCAGGCAAGCAGCTTGAGCGCGCCGGCGTTGAGTTCGATCAATCCACCGGCCAACCCTATGTTGCGCTTCAATTTGATGCGGAGGGCGACAAGTTGTTTGGGGAGATCACGGCGCGACGCATCAAGCAGCAAATTGCCATCTTCCTTGACGGCGAGGTGATCTCGGCGCCGGTTGTCCAGCAGGCGATCTATGGAGGCCGCGCCGTTATTTCGGGAACCTTTACGGTAGAAGAAGCTAAACTATTGGCGCAGCGTCTCAACGCCGGCGCGCTTCCCGTGCCCGTCGAGCTTCTCTCGCAGCGCACGGTTGGTCCCACGCTCGGCGCCGACTCGCTCGACCGGTCACTCAAGGCGGGCCTTATCGGCTTTTTCCTCGTCGCTCTCTTCATGGTCTTGTACTATCGGCTCTCCGGTGTCATTGCGATCATTGCGCTTACTATTTACGCGCTTCTCAACCTTGCTGCGTATAAAATCTTCGGTGTAACATTGACGCTTTCTGGGATCGCGGGTTTCATCCTCTCGCTTGGTATGGCTGTAGACGCAAACGTTCTCATCTTCGAGCGCACTAAAGAAGAACTCCGCGATGGGCGTGACCTGCATATGGCAATGATCGAAGGCTTCAAGCGCGCATGGACATCCATCCGTGACGGAAACGCCACATCGCTCATCACCGCGGCCGTGCTCTTTCTCTTCAGTACAAGCTTTATTAAAGGTTTCGCCGTTACGCTCTCAATCGGTATTCTTCTCTCCATGTTCACCACCATTACGGTAAGCCGTCTTCTCCTTCTCGTCGTAAGTAAGTTCGCCAAGCGTTCGTGGTGGTATGGCGTATCTCAAAAAGCTTCCGTATGA
- a CDS encoding GGDEF domain-containing protein codes for MGCPYWTPHAKKGSDMGNSDPSQTEELERLRKQVQALEAAIAAKDREIGTKDGIISQFARRVVNLRSQIRESEETSHTDGLTGLLLKTELERALPGIVRRAKNSSEPLSMIFVDLNDFREVNTAHGHMGGDAVLREAARRLRRVLRLTDLAGRVGGEEFAVILPGTPKKMAERVATRIYAAIAKDPYRIPDDGEVIMSASVGWACVADTGYSHEELYKAADQAMYRGKAKKGSGEPTLSD; via the coding sequence ATGGGATGTCCATACTGGACACCTCACGCCAAGAAAGGAAGCGACATGGGGAACAGCGACCCTTCCCAGACAGAGGAGCTCGAACGACTCCGCAAACAGGTGCAAGCGCTCGAGGCTGCGATCGCAGCCAAAGATCGCGAGATCGGGACCAAAGACGGGATCATCAGCCAATTCGCCCGTCGCGTCGTGAACCTGCGCTCACAGATCCGTGAGAGCGAGGAGACGTCGCACACCGACGGCCTCACCGGACTCCTCCTCAAGACCGAGCTGGAACGCGCCCTCCCCGGCATCGTACGCCGCGCCAAGAACAGCAGCGAGCCGTTGAGCATGATCTTCGTGGACCTGAACGACTTCCGCGAGGTCAACACGGCGCACGGTCACATGGGAGGCGACGCGGTTTTGCGAGAGGCCGCGCGCCGTCTCCGGCGCGTGCTCCGCCTCACCGACCTGGCAGGACGTGTGGGCGGCGAAGAGTTCGCCGTCATCCTGCCGGGGACGCCCAAGAAGATGGCGGAGCGTGTCGCGACGCGCATCTACGCCGCCATCGCCAAGGATCCCTACCGCATCCCCGATGATGGCGAGGTCATCATGAGCGCCAGCGTGGGCTGGGCATGCGTCGCGGACACCGGCTACAGCCACGAGGAACTCTACAAGGCCGCCGACCAGGCCATGTACCGCGGAAAAGCAAAGAAGGGCTCAGGCGAGCCCACCTTGTCCGACTGA
- a CDS encoding DUF167 domain-containing protein, whose translation MRLAVKAHPGAGKDAVIRNDDGSYDVWVMAPPSDGRANEGVIRLLAKELGVAPSTLRIVRGRASRHKVVEY comes from the coding sequence ATGCGTCTTGCGGTAAAAGCCCATCCAGGAGCTGGAAAAGATGCTGTGATCAGGAATGATGACGGGAGTTATGATGTTTGGGTTATGGCGCCGCCGAGCGATGGGCGGGCAAACGAGGGGGTGATCCGACTGCTTGCAAAAGAGCTCGGGGTGGCCCCCTCGACTTTGCGAATTGTCCGCGGGCGCGCGTCTCGCCATAAAGTCGTAGAATATTGA
- the secA gene encoding preprotein translocase subunit SecA, whose product MAQWLNRLFPDPSVKKQQTYLKRVADINALEPSVTTLSADELKEQTEKFRARLATGETLDALLPLAFAVVREAARRTLGQRHYDVQMAGGMALHDGNIAEMRTGEGKTLTATAPLYVNALAKKGAHLVTVNDYLAKRDAVWMGQVFYALGMSVGCIQHDASFVYDPAYRHVENEEASDAKRDATGSFRVDMDYLRPVSRKEAYAADVTYGTNNEFGFDYLRDNMVIRTEQLVQRPLFYSIVDEVDSILIDEARTPLIISAPSETPSSLYMTCAHIAAELTVGTHYNVDEKLRAATLTDEGISRVEQALGVENLYTAQGAEMVHHMEEALRAHALYRRDKDYVVREGEIIIVDEFTGRLMEGRRYSEGLHQAIEAKEGVTIKQESQTLATITFQNYFRLYEKLAGMTGTGATDAEEFHKTYGMDVIIIPPNRPSSRTDLPDRVYKSELGKFRAVIAEIKRLHEQGQPVLVGTASIEKNELFGQMMTAEGLPFEILNAKNHEREGAIIAQAGRRGAVTVATNMAGRGVDIVLGGNPSDPEEARAVRELGGLAVIGTERHEARRIDNQLRGRSGRQGDPGATQFYVSMEDDLMRIFGSDRMKRLMDRMGIPDDMPIENKMVSRSLEKAQERVEGNNYDARKHLLSYDDVLNRHREVVYKNRRAVLEAYDGGEPQALRELILGHFDEALEEVVMFHTGEEVHVPAQFQEALPAKGDTNRKEILETLSAMLPLSVAEQEEISPLLKETSVSKAGTAKARTEISEKLMAVVRRAYDELEGRFADRKDLRDLERAVILRSIDRLWIDHLDVMTALRQSVNLRGYGQRDPLIEYRREAFGLFNRLLLAVSMEVANNFFKFAQHVAATREAEELAKSVFERRGIHLSAPAKTSDVISSAQPAVSVAKVGRNDPCPCGSGKKYKKCHGA is encoded by the coding sequence ATGGCCCAATGGCTTAATCGGTTATTTCCGGATCCAAGCGTAAAAAAACAGCAGACGTATCTCAAACGCGTGGCAGACATCAACGCGTTAGAGCCGTCTGTCACGACTCTCTCGGCAGACGAGCTGAAAGAACAAACGGAGAAGTTTCGGGCGCGGCTTGCTACGGGCGAGACGCTTGATGCGCTCTTGCCTCTGGCGTTTGCGGTGGTGCGCGAGGCGGCGCGCCGCACGCTTGGCCAGCGGCATTACGACGTGCAGATGGCGGGTGGCATGGCGTTGCACGACGGCAACATTGCAGAAATGCGCACGGGCGAGGGAAAGACGCTCACGGCCACTGCGCCGCTTTATGTGAATGCCCTTGCAAAAAAGGGCGCGCATCTCGTGACGGTCAACGATTATCTTGCCAAGCGTGATGCCGTGTGGATGGGACAAGTGTTTTATGCGCTTGGTATGAGTGTGGGATGCATTCAGCACGACGCGAGTTTTGTCTATGATCCTGCGTATCGCCATGTGGAGAATGAAGAGGCGTCAGATGCGAAACGTGATGCGACGGGATCGTTCCGCGTGGACATGGATTATTTGCGTCCCGTCTCGCGCAAAGAGGCGTACGCTGCGGACGTCACGTACGGCACGAACAATGAGTTTGGGTTTGATTACTTGCGTGACAACATGGTGATCCGGACGGAACAGCTCGTTCAGCGACCGCTTTTTTATTCGATTGTAGATGAGGTGGACTCCATTTTGATTGACGAAGCGCGCACCCCGCTTATTATTTCGGCGCCATCCGAGACGCCGAGTTCTCTGTACATGACGTGCGCACATATCGCTGCCGAGCTTACGGTGGGCACGCACTATAATGTGGACGAGAAATTGCGTGCGGCGACGCTTACGGATGAAGGCATCAGTCGCGTGGAGCAAGCGCTCGGAGTGGAAAATTTGTACACGGCGCAGGGAGCCGAGATGGTGCACCACATGGAGGAGGCGCTCCGGGCGCACGCGCTCTATCGCCGTGATAAGGATTACGTGGTGCGCGAGGGGGAAATCATTATTGTTGATGAGTTCACCGGCCGGTTGATGGAGGGACGGCGATATTCGGAGGGTTTGCACCAAGCTATTGAGGCGAAAGAAGGCGTAACGATCAAACAGGAGAGCCAAACGCTCGCAACGATCACGTTTCAAAATTATTTTCGGCTCTACGAGAAACTCGCGGGCATGACAGGAACGGGTGCCACAGACGCGGAGGAGTTCCACAAAACCTACGGTATGGATGTCATCATCATCCCGCCGAACAGACCGTCTTCGCGTACGGACCTGCCAGACCGTGTATATAAATCCGAGCTTGGAAAATTCCGCGCTGTGATTGCAGAAATCAAGCGTTTGCATGAACAAGGCCAGCCTGTTTTGGTGGGCACGGCTTCTATTGAAAAGAATGAACTGTTCGGGCAGATGATGACGGCCGAGGGGCTTCCGTTTGAAATACTGAATGCAAAAAATCACGAGCGAGAGGGGGCAATTATTGCGCAGGCTGGTCGGCGCGGTGCGGTGACGGTTGCGACGAACATGGCGGGACGCGGTGTGGACATTGTGCTTGGCGGAAATCCATCCGATCCCGAGGAGGCGAGAGCGGTGCGTGAACTCGGCGGGTTGGCGGTCATCGGCACCGAGCGGCACGAAGCGCGGCGCATTGATAATCAGCTCCGCGGGCGGTCGGGACGTCAGGGGGATCCGGGCGCGACGCAATTTTACGTCTCGATGGAGGATGACCTCATGCGCATTTTCGGCAGCGATCGCATGAAGCGCTTGATGGATCGCATGGGCATCCCCGACGACATGCCGATTGAAAATAAGATGGTATCGCGCTCGCTTGAAAAGGCGCAGGAGCGTGTGGAGGGCAACAATTACGATGCGCGCAAACATCTGCTCTCCTATGACGACGTGCTTAATCGCCATCGTGAAGTTGTGTATAAAAATCGTCGCGCCGTGCTAGAGGCGTATGATGGGGGAGAGCCGCAAGCCCTGCGCGAGCTTATCTTGGGTCACTTTGATGAGGCCCTCGAGGAAGTGGTGATGTTTCACACAGGCGAAGAGGTGCATGTGCCCGCACAATTTCAAGAAGCACTGCCGGCGAAGGGCGATACGAATCGCAAAGAGATCCTTGAGACACTTTCCGCGATGTTGCCGCTTTCGGTTGCTGAGCAGGAAGAAATCTCCCCCCTGTTGAAGGAAACCAGCGTCTCAAAGGCGGGCACCGCCAAAGCGCGCACAGAGATTTCCGAGAAGCTTATGGCAGTGGTACGGCGAGCGTACGACGAGCTGGAGGGGCGGTTTGCTGACCGCAAGGATTTGCGGGATTTGGAACGCGCAGTAATTTTGCGTAGCATTGACCGGTTGTGGATTGATCACCTCGATGTGATGACGGCACTCCGCCAAAGCGTGAACTTGCGCGGCTACGGCCAGCGCGATCCGCTTATTGAGTATCGGCGCGAGGCGTTTGGACTGTTCAATCGTCTTTTGCTGGCTGTATCGATGGAAGTGGCTAACAATTTTTTCAAGTTTGCTCAACACGTGGCCGCGACACGCGAGGCAGAAGAGTTGGCGAAGTCGGTTTTTGAGCGGCGCGGTATTCACCTCTCTGCTCCCGCGAAAACCAGTGATGTCATTTCCTCTGCACAACCTGCCGTGTCTGTTGCGAAAGTCGGTCGCAATGATCCCTGCCCATGCGGGAGCGGGAAAAAGTATAAGAAGTGTCACGGAGCGTGA
- the raiA gene encoding ribosome-associated translation inhibitor RaiA yields the protein MNIKSLNIELTPSIAEYVQKRLEPILKMLEGHESLELDAEVGKETKHHNKGPYFRATFHLHLGANHFQAEEEHEDLYAAIDGARDELRRQIVDFKERLADRRKKAQRPDKM from the coding sequence ATGAACATAAAATCCCTCAACATTGAACTCACGCCTTCCATTGCCGAATACGTCCAGAAGCGCCTTGAGCCTATTTTAAAAATGCTTGAAGGCCACGAGTCTCTGGAGTTGGATGCGGAAGTGGGGAAGGAGACGAAACACCATAACAAAGGACCGTATTTTCGTGCGACGTTCCATCTTCACTTGGGAGCCAATCACTTTCAGGCGGAAGAAGAGCACGAGGATTTGTATGCGGCTATCGATGGCGCACGTGATGAATTACGCCGACAAATTGTGGATTTTAAGGAGCGTTTGGCTGACCGGCGAAAGAAAGCGCAAAGGCCGGACAAAATGTAG